The Desmonostoc muscorum LEGE 12446 genome includes a region encoding these proteins:
- a CDS encoding YggT family protein, which produces MELLITTLATFTQIYTFLLLIRVLLTWFPTINWYDQPFAALSQITDPYLNVFRSFIPPLGGIDFSPMLAILLLQFLGGFIGGLPV; this is translated from the coding sequence ATGGAATTACTGATTACCACTCTTGCTACTTTTACGCAGATTTATACTTTTCTGTTGCTAATTCGGGTTCTTTTAACCTGGTTCCCAACAATCAACTGGTATGACCAACCATTTGCCGCTTTGAGCCAGATAACTGACCCTTATCTGAATGTATTTCGCTCATTTATTCCCCCCCTGGGCGGCATAGATTTTTCGCCAATGTTAGCTATTTTACTGCTGCAATTTCTAGGTGGGTTTATAGGCGGTCTACCTGTCTAG
- the upp gene encoding uracil phosphoribosyltransferase, protein MTLQLRVYVPPHPLIQHWLAVARDAGTPSVLFRSAMTELGRWLTYEAARDWLPTQEIAVQSPLDTCPATVIDPQIPVAVVPILRAGLGLLEGAQTLLPLASIYHLGLARDEETLQPHCYLNKLPEKFDPQTRVLITDPMLATGGSIMAAMAELTQRGVDPTLTRIVCVVAAPPALQKLSASYPGLILYTATIDEKLNSKGYIVPGLGDAGDRIFGT, encoded by the coding sequence ATGACGCTACAATTACGGGTTTATGTACCACCTCATCCCCTAATACAACACTGGCTGGCAGTTGCCCGTGATGCAGGCACGCCTTCAGTATTGTTCCGCAGTGCTATGACTGAGTTGGGAAGATGGCTGACTTATGAAGCTGCACGTGACTGGTTGCCGACCCAAGAAATAGCAGTGCAGAGTCCTTTGGATACCTGTCCAGCAACTGTGATCGATCCACAGATACCAGTGGCGGTAGTGCCCATTCTCCGGGCGGGGCTAGGATTACTAGAGGGAGCGCAGACTTTACTACCTTTGGCATCAATTTATCATCTGGGATTGGCACGAGACGAAGAGACACTGCAACCTCATTGTTATCTGAACAAGTTACCAGAAAAATTTGACCCCCAAACACGAGTATTAATTACCGATCCGATGTTAGCAACAGGAGGGTCAATCATGGCGGCAATGGCAGAATTGACACAGCGGGGTGTCGATCCAACTCTAACGCGGATTGTTTGTGTGGTGGCGGCTCCACCAGCTTTGCAAAAGCTGAGTGCTAGTTATCCAGGTTTAATACTTTACACCGCTACTATTGATGAAAAACTTAACAGCAAGGGGTACATTGTACCGGGATTGGGAGATGCAGGCGATCGCATCTTTGGGACTTAA
- the crtH gene encoding carotenoid isomerase, producing MTIDAIVIGSGIGGLVTATQLAAKGAKVLVLERYLIPGGSAGYFERQGYRFDVGASMIFGLGKNGTTNLLTRALSAVNVKQEAIADPVQIHYHLPQGLDLKVDRVYEKFLQNLTAHFRHEEQGIRRFYDECQKVFNCLNNMDLLSLEEPRYLLRVFFQHPLACLGLAKYLPQNAGDVARRYIKDPQLLKFIDMECYCWSVVPADMTPMINAGMVFSDRHYGGVNYPKGGVGQIAQKLVEGLEKAGGKIQYQARVTKILTEQGRAVGVQLANGKVYRGKRIVSNATRWDTFQQLLPAEQIPHNEKEWQQNYQKSPSFLSLHMGVKQSVLPEGTECHHILLEDWEKMTAVEGTIFVSIPTLLDPDLAPSGYHIIHAFTPHWIDDWQELSSSEYQAKKEQAAGRIIDRLEKIFPGLGVGLDYLEVGTPRTHRRFLGREDGTYGPIPRRKLRGLLKMPFNRTAIPGLYCVGDSTFPGQGLNAVAFSGFACAHRIAVDLRL from the coding sequence ATGACAATTGATGCGATCGTGATTGGGTCTGGGATTGGCGGTTTAGTAACAGCAACTCAGTTAGCAGCCAAGGGAGCGAAAGTGCTGGTACTGGAACGTTATTTGATTCCAGGTGGTAGCGCTGGTTATTTTGAACGCCAAGGCTATCGATTTGATGTTGGGGCATCAATGATTTTTGGGCTAGGGAAAAACGGCACAACCAACTTACTCACCCGCGCATTGTCAGCGGTGAATGTTAAGCAAGAGGCGATCGCAGATCCAGTGCAAATTCACTATCATCTACCCCAAGGTTTAGACCTGAAAGTTGACCGGGTTTATGAAAAATTTTTGCAAAACCTTACTGCTCATTTTCGCCATGAAGAACAAGGGATTCGTCGCTTTTATGACGAATGCCAAAAAGTATTCAACTGCCTGAATAACATGGATTTGCTGTCACTGGAAGAACCTCGGTATCTACTGCGGGTATTTTTCCAGCATCCTTTGGCGTGTCTCGGTTTAGCTAAGTATCTGCCCCAAAATGCGGGAGATGTGGCGCGACGCTACATCAAAGACCCCCAATTATTGAAATTTATCGATATGGAGTGTTATTGCTGGTCGGTGGTTCCAGCGGACATGACCCCAATGATTAATGCTGGGATGGTCTTTTCTGATAGGCATTACGGCGGAGTGAACTATCCCAAAGGCGGAGTCGGACAAATTGCCCAAAAACTGGTCGAAGGTCTAGAGAAGGCTGGAGGTAAGATTCAGTACCAAGCCAGGGTCACAAAAATTCTCACAGAACAGGGACGAGCGGTGGGTGTGCAACTGGCTAATGGTAAAGTATATCGGGGTAAACGCATAGTCTCTAATGCTACACGCTGGGATACATTTCAACAATTACTACCAGCAGAACAAATACCCCATAATGAGAAAGAATGGCAACAAAATTATCAAAAATCACCTAGCTTCTTGAGTTTACATATGGGGGTAAAACAGTCAGTTTTACCTGAGGGGACAGAGTGTCACCATATTTTGCTGGAAGACTGGGAAAAGATGACAGCAGTGGAGGGCACAATTTTTGTTTCGATTCCCACATTGCTTGACCCAGATTTAGCTCCAAGCGGATATCATATCATTCATGCCTTTACACCTCATTGGATTGATGATTGGCAAGAACTTTCTTCGAGTGAATATCAAGCTAAGAAAGAACAGGCAGCTGGGCGAATTATTGACCGCCTAGAGAAGATTTTTCCAGGCTTAGGCGTGGGATTGGATTATTTGGAAGTGGGTACACCCCGCACCCATCGCCGCTTTTTGGGTCGTGAGGATGGTACCTATGGGCCAATTCCCCGACGCAAATTACGCGGGTTGTTGAAGATGCCCTTTAATCGCACCGCCATTCCAGGACTTTATTGTGTGGGGGATAGTACCTTTCCTGGTCAGGGGTTGAATGCAGTAGCTTTTTCTGGGTTTGCTTGCGCTCACCGCATTGCCGTAGATTTAAGATTATAA
- a CDS encoding type I-MYXAN CRISPR-associated protein Cas6/Cmx6 — MRLPVNQVRLIYPLAGKSLRIGKHTIRLGIPDIYFLQPNLRSNCDRVS, encoded by the coding sequence ATTCGGCTACCAGTAAATCAGGTACGTTTAATTTATCCATTAGCAGGTAAGTCCCTGAGAATTGGCAAGCATACAATTCGTTTGGGTATTCCCGATATATATTTCCTCCAACCCAACCTGCGGAGCAATTGCGATCGCGTATCGTAA
- a CDS encoding O-methyltransferase, translated as MMAGSYSKINYSLRPAKAVERKIICDSLRCLSPFGELTNYRYVGFGSTYFSDFILFHKSLHIEDMISIEKDNNAKDRFEYNKPFGCIEIKYGASYEVLPTIEWNKKSIVWLDYDSPLEKTILDDIDTLTSKLVSGSVLIVTASAEQDRPPKEGWDIKEINKFREDKLRERLPNEKIPIHEPIDLTGKNLGNLYKRIINNQLKQSVSNANSARSEDEKLNYKQIFDFRYADGSRMLTVGWLLFEQSYCNLAEQCKFSKNFNATELDNPYEINVPNLTRKEIHYLDSQMPTDDCDAVKRICIPLKDVKCYAELYKYFPSFVEMIM; from the coding sequence ATGATGGCTGGTAGCTATTCAAAAATTAATTACAGCCTTCGTCCTGCAAAAGCAGTTGAAAGAAAGATTATATGCGATTCTCTTCGATGCTTAAGTCCGTTCGGAGAACTGACAAATTATAGATATGTAGGTTTTGGCTCAACTTACTTTAGTGACTTTATTCTATTTCACAAATCCTTACATATTGAGGATATGATAAGTATAGAAAAAGACAATAATGCTAAAGATCGTTTTGAATATAATAAACCTTTTGGGTGTATTGAAATCAAGTATGGAGCTTCCTATGAAGTTCTGCCGACAATTGAATGGAATAAAAAATCGATTGTATGGCTTGATTATGATAGCCCATTAGAAAAAACAATTCTAGATGATATTGATACCCTTACAAGCAAATTAGTATCTGGAAGCGTTTTAATTGTTACAGCTAGTGCAGAACAAGACCGACCCCCAAAGGAAGGTTGGGATATAAAAGAAATAAACAAATTTAGAGAAGATAAGTTACGCGAAAGACTTCCTAATGAAAAAATTCCCATACACGAACCGATTGATTTAACTGGGAAGAATCTAGGAAATCTGTATAAAAGAATAATTAATAATCAACTGAAACAAAGTGTTAGTAACGCTAATTCAGCACGTTCAGAAGACGAAAAGCTTAATTATAAGCAGATTTTTGATTTTCGTTATGCTGATGGTTCTCGGATGCTAACAGTTGGATGGCTCCTTTTTGAACAGAGCTACTGTAATCTGGCAGAACAATGTAAGTTTAGTAAGAATTTTAATGCAACAGAATTAGATAATCCTTATGAAATAAACGTGCCCAATCTTACACGTAAGGAAATTCACTATCTAGATAGTCAAATGCCTACAGATGATTGCGATGCTGTGAAGCGAATTTGTATCCCTCTCAAGGATGTTAAATGCTATGCAGAATTGTATAAATACTTTCCTTCTTTTGTGGAAATGATCATGTAG
- a CDS encoding ATP-binding protein: MSGNQRVIHAEPTKDLFIYMLVRDIPLIRAIIDLVDNSVDGATHLQSNENYEGLWIKILANKEKFEIQDNCGGIEVKEAEEYAFKFGRANDAALTPKSIGRFGIGMKRAFFKIGRKFTVESTTSSSKFVVSEDVEEWKKKNEWTFEFLEVQEIGDYESSEIGTRILIEKLHESVSEDLGLENFLSQLRQELTIAYSLKLKKGLSISINNEELRPTPLNFRTSDNIKVAKFEKEYKYFGSCEIDTPVRVSLYAGVSDRSLNEGGWYVFCNERMVLEADQTEIMGWGTKSGFPKYHADFAFFRGYAFFESDDAVYLPWTTTKTGIDYDSPIYKAIKQQVSELTVPVLTFLRKMADEKSRVERGEISESLLEQAYLQTSLHSVFEADTSTTFQIPEQSAIPPRQNRGTIQYNKPIEEIELVKELLNVSSNKEIGEKTFDYYLNNEG, encoded by the coding sequence ATGAGTGGTAATCAACGGGTAATTCATGCCGAACCTACTAAAGATTTATTCATATATATGTTGGTGCGAGATATACCGCTTATTCGTGCGATCATTGATCTTGTTGACAACTCAGTAGATGGCGCAACTCATTTACAGAGTAATGAGAATTATGAAGGGCTTTGGATAAAAATTTTAGCTAACAAAGAAAAATTTGAAATTCAAGATAATTGTGGAGGAATAGAGGTAAAGGAGGCAGAGGAGTATGCTTTCAAATTTGGAAGAGCAAATGATGCTGCATTAACGCCAAAATCGATTGGAAGATTCGGAATTGGGATGAAGCGAGCTTTTTTCAAGATCGGAAGAAAATTTACAGTTGAATCAACTACCTCTAGCTCAAAATTTGTAGTCTCAGAAGATGTAGAAGAATGGAAAAAGAAAAATGAATGGACATTTGAATTTTTAGAAGTTCAAGAAATTGGTGATTACGAATCCAGTGAGATTGGAACTCGAATATTAATTGAAAAATTGCATGAAAGCGTGTCAGAAGACTTAGGATTAGAAAATTTCCTATCGCAATTAAGGCAAGAATTAACAATTGCATATTCATTAAAACTAAAAAAGGGATTAAGCATTAGTATAAATAATGAGGAACTGCGTCCAACTCCCCTTAATTTTCGTACTTCTGACAATATTAAAGTTGCAAAATTTGAAAAAGAGTATAAGTACTTTGGAAGTTGTGAAATAGATACACCAGTGCGGGTTAGCTTGTATGCTGGTGTATCCGATAGAAGTCTAAATGAAGGTGGATGGTATGTATTCTGCAATGAACGTATGGTTCTTGAAGCTGACCAAACTGAAATAATGGGTTGGGGTACAAAAAGTGGTTTCCCAAAATATCATGCTGATTTTGCATTTTTTAGAGGCTACGCTTTCTTCGAGTCTGATGATGCTGTTTATTTGCCTTGGACAACGACGAAAACAGGGATTGACTACGACTCACCAATCTACAAAGCAATCAAACAACAAGTATCTGAACTAACGGTTCCCGTTCTTACATTCTTGAGAAAAATGGCAGATGAAAAGAGCCGTGTAGAGCGTGGTGAAATATCTGAGAGTTTACTTGAGCAAGCATATTTACAAACTTCACTTCACTCTGTATTTGAAGCAGATACAAGTACAACCTTTCAAATTCCTGAGCAATCAGCAATACCGCCTCGTCAGAACCGTGGCACTATACAATATAACAAACCAATTGAAGAAATTGAGCTAGTTAAAGAATTATTAAATGTTTCATCGAATAAAGAGATCGGTGAAAAAACCTTTGATTACTATTTAAACAACGAAGGATAA
- the glmS gene encoding glutamine--fructose-6-phosphate transaminase (isomerizing), producing MCGIVGYIGTQAATDILLAGLEKLEYRGYDSAGIATVWEGEVHCVRAKGKLHNLRSKLEQIETPAQIGIGHTRWATHGKPEEYNAHPHMDTAMRVAVVQNGIIENYRELREELKAKGYVFRSETDTEVIPHLIAEFLKNFPPSSPSSSFLEAIRQAVNHLQGAFALAVVCADYPDELIVVRQQAPLVIGFGQGEFFCASDTPAIVAYTRAVLPLENGEIARLTPLGVEIYNFAGDRLKKQPRLLNLNPTMVEKQGFKHFMLKEIHEQPGVVRASLEAYFNNVEENVRSPINLGLPEDLYTDLEQIHIVACGTSWHAALIGKYLIEQLAGISTQVHYASEYRYAPSPLTSNTLIIGVTQSGETADTLAALAMEKERRQGKEAKYEARLLGITNRPESSLGHLVPHIISTLAGIEIGVAATKTFTAQLMAFYALALDLAAQRQTVSKETLEKIINGLRQIPKEIESTLESQERLSEQLAHEFAETQDFIFVGRGINFPIALEGALKLKEISYIHAEGYPAGEMKHGPIALLDAKVPVVAIAIPGSVYEKVISNAQEAKARDSRLIGVTPVNDGEAAEIFNDLLPVSHVEELLSPLLTVVPLQLLAYHIAARRGLDVDQPRNLAKSVTVE from the coding sequence ATGTGCGGAATCGTTGGATATATAGGCACTCAAGCGGCGACAGACATTTTACTGGCTGGGCTGGAAAAACTAGAGTACAGGGGCTATGATTCCGCTGGAATCGCCACTGTTTGGGAAGGTGAGGTTCATTGTGTGCGGGCCAAGGGCAAACTGCATAACCTACGTTCTAAACTGGAACAAATTGAAACCCCTGCCCAAATTGGTATTGGTCACACTCGCTGGGCGACTCATGGTAAGCCAGAAGAATACAACGCCCATCCCCACATGGATACCGCAATGCGAGTGGCGGTGGTGCAAAATGGCATTATCGAAAATTACCGCGAGTTACGCGAAGAACTCAAAGCCAAAGGATACGTTTTTCGTTCTGAAACGGATACCGAAGTTATCCCCCACCTCATAGCCGAATTTTTAAAGAATTTTCCCCCCTCATCTCCCTCATCTTCTTTCCTAGAGGCAATTCGCCAAGCTGTTAACCACCTACAAGGAGCATTTGCACTTGCAGTGGTTTGTGCTGATTATCCTGATGAATTGATTGTTGTTCGTCAACAAGCACCCTTGGTGATTGGTTTTGGTCAAGGAGAATTCTTTTGTGCTTCCGACACGCCAGCGATCGTTGCTTACACCCGTGCAGTGCTACCTTTGGAAAATGGCGAAATTGCCCGCCTGACACCTTTGGGCGTTGAAATTTACAATTTTGCTGGGGACAGGCTTAAAAAACAACCCCGACTACTCAACTTGAATCCCACGATGGTAGAAAAACAGGGATTCAAACACTTCATGCTCAAGGAAATTCATGAGCAACCAGGGGTAGTGAGAGCTAGTTTAGAAGCTTATTTTAATAATGTAGAAGAAAATGTGCGATCGCCAATTAATCTTGGTTTACCTGAAGATTTATATACAGATTTAGAACAAATTCACATCGTCGCTTGCGGTACAAGTTGGCACGCTGCATTAATCGGCAAATATTTAATTGAACAACTAGCAGGAATTTCAACTCAAGTACATTACGCTTCTGAGTATCGCTATGCACCATCACCATTGACATCCAATACTTTGATTATTGGTGTCACTCAATCAGGGGAAACTGCTGACACCCTAGCAGCTTTGGCGATGGAAAAAGAACGCCGCCAAGGCAAAGAAGCCAAATATGAAGCGCGACTCTTAGGTATTACGAATCGTCCAGAAAGCAGCCTTGGCCATCTAGTGCCACATATTATTAGTACGTTAGCGGGAATTGAAATTGGGGTAGCAGCGACAAAAACTTTTACCGCCCAACTGATGGCGTTTTATGCATTGGCATTAGATTTAGCCGCTCAACGTCAGACAGTTTCAAAAGAAACTTTAGAGAAAATTATTAATGGCTTGCGACAAATTCCTAAAGAGATTGAGTCAACATTAGAAAGTCAAGAACGTTTAAGCGAACAACTGGCACATGAATTTGCTGAAACCCAAGATTTCATTTTTGTAGGTAGAGGAATTAACTTTCCCATTGCTTTAGAAGGGGCGTTGAAATTAAAAGAAATCAGCTACATTCACGCCGAAGGGTATCCAGCTGGCGAGATGAAACACGGTCCCATCGCGCTTTTAGATGCGAAAGTGCCGGTGGTGGCGATCGCAATACCTGGTAGTGTGTATGAAAAGGTCATTTCCAATGCCCAAGAAGCCAAAGCCAGAGATTCTCGGTTAATCGGCGTGACTCCCGTCAACGATGGCGAAGCTGCGGAAATTTTTAACGATTTACTCCCTGTCTCCCATGTGGAAGAATTGCTTTCTCCCCTCCTCACAGTAGTTCCTTTGCAATTGTTGGCTTATCATATTGCCGCCCGTCGTGGTTTGGATGTGGATCAGCCTCGCAATCTGGCTAAAAGTGTAACTGTGGAATAG
- the psaC gene encoding photosystem I iron-sulfur center protein PsaC: MSHTVKIYDTCIGCTQCVRACPTDVLEMVPWDGCKAAQIASSPRTEDCVGCKRCETACPTDFLSIRVYLGAETTRSMGLAY, translated from the coding sequence ATGTCTCATACCGTAAAAATCTACGATACCTGCATTGGCTGCACCCAATGCGTCCGCGCTTGCCCCACAGACGTACTGGAGATGGTTCCTTGGGATGGCTGCAAAGCTGCTCAAATTGCCTCTTCACCTCGTACAGAAGACTGTGTTGGCTGTAAGCGTTGTGAAACTGCCTGCCCCACCGACTTTTTGAGCATCCGGGTTTACCTGGGCGCTGAAACAACTCGCAGTATGGGTCTGGCTTACTAA
- a CDS encoding Dethiobiotin synthetase — protein MNYETARKLLIDQTITTQDYPDALLERMKYGKPPVPGQITSILLALKVVFEALKDAPTLDRELVLALYQLSIKAQQLFAAGRKAGIDWPPLLKEDLLRISLGAESIFSGTWQTLASVGLEKL, from the coding sequence ATGAATTACGAAACAGCTCGGAAACTCCTGATAGATCAGACAATCACAACCCAGGATTACCCAGATGCGCTGTTAGAGCGTATGAAATATGGGAAACCGCCAGTACCTGGTCAGATTACCTCAATTTTGTTGGCATTGAAAGTGGTGTTTGAAGCCCTCAAAGATGCTCCCACCCTAGACCGAGAACTAGTTTTGGCGCTTTATCAGTTAAGCATCAAAGCGCAACAGCTATTTGCCGCAGGGCGTAAAGCCGGCATTGATTGGCCACCGCTATTGAAAGAAGATTTGCTACGAATTTCCTTAGGAGCTGAAAGTATCTTTTCGGGTACATGGCAAACCTTAGCTTCTGTGGGCTTGGAGAAACTCTAG